The Candidatus Defluviibacterium haderslevense DNA window TATTATTTTTATATGGATTATTCGTGAAATTCATTTAGTTTAGTGGCAAATATCTAAATTATGACCAATTCAAAATTTACCCCCACCGAAGCTGAGTTTCAATATAATCCTACGTTTAATGAGAGAGAATTGCGATTATTCTTTAAATCGCATGGTGAAGCGATAGAGGCCGAAAATCTAATTAAGGATAAATTTGGAAATGAATTTCCGGATTGTATATTGAAAGTACGAATAGCCGCACATTATTGCGATTTAAAATTTTGTATAGAAAATGAAGAGTTACTCTTAACGGAAAAAATAAAATATGCGAATCAAGAGTTGAAAGTATTTATGGCGAATAATATTGACACACCGTTTGTTTTATGTTATTGGTATATTGAAAATAATTTCTCATATCCTGCCACAACAACACAAGAATCAGCGAGGTCAGAACCAGGTGAATTAAAAAGCCGACTTAAATCATTCATTGTCGATACCAATTGATTGCCACATGTAATATTTTATACCATCGCTTCCTATATATTCTCCAGTAATTTTTCCAGGTATATCTGATCTAATTCTACGCGTACAAATTCCATTCTCGTCTCGTTCTGGTTTACCATCAGATCCAGTCACATATATTTCAGAACGTTTCATATTAAGACTCCTAGTTTCTTATAAATAGTATATTAATTCCAATATGCATCAACTGCCATGCACATTGCCCTCTCAAATGGATCTGAATTGAAGTTACTGCGGTTTATTTTCCGACAAAATTCCTTCAAATAGTTTTGTAAGTGTTCTTTTGAAACTGAATGATGAACACCTGTAGTCATCTTTTAGCATTCGAAATGACTTTATCTGCCGACGGTAAATTTCCCATCGCTCTCTTTAGTTGAGTAACTTTTTGTTTCAGACCACCAATTAGGCAAAGCGACAATTACCTCTCCAATCTCCTATAATCTAACATTTTCATCAATTTTCTTTGGTGTCAGAAAGTTTTGAACTTTTCATAGATATTATGTAAATTAGGTTTTGTGTATAGTCCTCCTTTGTCGTTTTCTGATAAAGACAAATATTTGGATGCATTTTCCCAATTTTCATATGGTTTATTCACCTTTTTAGCAACCTTTTTATAGGCATTCCATTCTTCTTTATTCATTGTAGTACCTTCGTTGAATCCTAATCGGTAGCCTTTCTTTACAATATTGAGTCTTTCAGATGGTGTACCATGATGAGAGGGTGAGTTGAAATTATAATCACCAATATTATAAAATTTTCTAAAAACTCTTACAATGTGATCTTCTCTCCTTTTCAAGTCTAAACTCCAATCTTTATTTGGCTCAAATTTTGTCATCATTTGTGAGTAATGGTTTTCACGAGAATGAAGCCATCCTAACATAAAACCTGCAACAAAATCAGCAAATAATTCCCTTTCTTTACCGCTCAAATCAAGATTGTTTTTGAAATCAAAAATGTGTGCCGCTTCATGGTATATTATATAATCAAAAACATCTTGCTCAGTTTGTTCTGAAAGCTCTAGACCAAGAAGAATAGTTCCATCGTTTTTACTTGAATTAGTGATTCTATTTGTAGCTAAAGCATTTGGGGCTTTTCTATCATCGTACCACTTGATATTCACTTCTAAATTAAAATAATCAAGCAAATCTTGTTCTTTTGATAGATTATGAGATACTTCTCTAATGACAGTGCCATCGTCATAGGTGTGTGAACTGGAGAATTCTTCTTTCTCAATGATTAAACTTTCTAAGTCACCAAGATTCAATCCCAAAAGACTGCATTCCTTCCTAGTACTAAGGTCGATTTGGCCATAAACTAATGTTGTGTTGTAAACAGTTAATAATTGGAGGCAAATAATGATTTTTTTCATTTTAATTGAATTTAATTAGATGATATAATTTCCAAAGCTAACAGATTGTAGCGTTGTTATTGTCACATTCGTTGGGCAAATAACTGATTATTCGATTATAATTATCTAGGTCAATTCGCACTTCGACTAGTTTATTCACACAGCTTTGTACATTGATAGCTAAAGGAAGCAAATGGACGAACACTAAAATTGCAAAATAGCTAATCCACAGTTTCTGGTCGGTAGGATTGAGTACAGCTATTTTATTTTGCACTTTGTCCATCGTAAATTTTAAATTTTGATTAGTGTAATGCATCATGTGAACTTAGATTATTCTTAAATGCTGTTAACTAGTACTTATGCCGTAAAACTTCGTAAATACTTACAAATATAAACCTCACTTTACATATATCCAAATCATCTATTAGACTTTAGCTAAATTTGTTTGGTTTTACAAACTACCTGAAACTATACCGTATTGAAATGTATTTTGACTTTGAGATTCAGTAGTAACCTCCTCCTTAATATTGTTTTCATCTAATAGTTGTGGTAATTCTCTTATATTGTGTTGTTCAAATCCGGGTAATGGATAATTGGAAAACAAGTACGTTGTTGCAACTTCTCTTAATGTACGATTCCGTCCACATGCTTGAAGTAATTCTGATTCTATAAAGTGGAATTGGATGCTCCTAAGTTCTTCATGAGGAAATGTCATTATTTTAAATTGAAATCCGTTGTGACAAACTGTTTGTTCACCCATTTCAATATCATTCTGATTGAATTGAATATTTAACTCTGAAGCTACTAATAAGTAAATAAATGAAGGTATGTGTGGTGTGCCTATGACAGCAATATCTTCACCTTTAAATTCATCATATCCAGAGCAATTCCCAAAATGAATTTTTGTATTACTATCTGGAAATAAGTTGCGATGTTTTATATAAGTAATTATTGGTTTATTAACAATAAGATTTCTAATTGAATTAAGATTGGATGCATTATTTCGGTTTCCCAATGTCGAGCGACTTAGGCTTAAATTAGAATATTGGATACGGGAACCCGTATGTTTAACACTTGATAGATCTTTCCATATAATTTTACCATATAATGCTTTGCAAAAAGTTTCATTGGTTGTAGCTGATAATATAATTAGCTTTTTATCGGGATATAATTTGTGTTTTTGAATATAATGAATTTTCTTATCCCCATTGGTGTCTTTTAGATTCTCAGGAGTTGCCATCCAATAATCACATTTGAAGGAAGGTAATATAGCCCCTTTTACAAAAACTTTATTGCTATTAATTTTTTTTCTAAATTCGGCCATATCGGTTATTTTTAGTGGATTTCCTTGATGGACCATATTTAAATTGTCATTTGAATTTGCTAAATCAAGTAGTTGTTGCACGGCTTTTTGATCAGTATCATTTAATTCATCTTGTATTATTCTTAAATCCTTGGTAGTAAATGAATTTGTTTCTAAAATATACTGGGTTGGATCTTCATCAAAAATTATTGTATGGTGATTAGGAAAATCTGAAAACAGGATTCTTTTATGTGTAGTTATAACCAATTGATCAGAATTGAGACATGTATCTAATTCTTTAAAGTAATTATTCATTTTTTTTCTGAATTCCATAATTTCACTACCTACAAAATGAGTGTTTGCTATATCACTTGAACTGCACTCCTTTAGATAACTTGCCGCACCTTCATAGTCACCAATAGCTTGCAATTTATCATATTCTTGTTGAATTGCTTCAGGTAATTTTGGTATTTCAGGTGTAACAAGGACAGTTCTTCCTAAATTTCTATACCTCTTGGCAATTTCTTCTTTTAACTTATGGGTTGGTGCTGCAATTATACACCCATCCAGATTTAGTGATAATAACTTTTCGGTTTTTCCTATGCCAGTAATAGCTTTCAGTATATATTTTCCATTACCTGGGGTTTCAATTGCTTGTTTTAAAAATGAATCCATTTCCATCTCCGCTTGCTTTAGACTAATTTCAGGATGTCCAAGAAGTTTTTGAGCCTCCATCCTTTTCTTAAAATGTAAATCTGTAAGTCTTTCATATATTAATGAAGCAGGATCATTTGTTGCATAATTTGATATCTTCTGTTCAAAAATATAGGTTCCTTTAGTATAGTTAATATCAAACCAATCTGAGATATATTCTTTTCTCTCATCAATTGATTTATTATTTTGAATAGCTTCCTTCCATTTTTTAGCCCCACCTTCAATTCTTCTCATCCCACTGTATAATCCTAACAGCTCTGAATGATATATTTTTATATTCATTGAAAGGAAATCATCTAATAACTTGAATTCCAATCTAGCTTTTTCCCAATCAAAATTTCTAATTGGTGGTTCATTTATCACTAATTCCTTTGTATAGTTATAGGAATTTGTGGTTGTTGAATCACTTAGATATGGCATGGCTAGCAAATTTTTAGCCTCCTGGTGTTTGTTGGGGGCAGCATTTTTCTTATTTTTTAAGGCTTTTCTTACACCTTGTGTAGATTCTATATGTTTGGTTTGATAAAGGTCACTTACGGATATTAGAAGCAGTGATGATAGAAGAGTAGTGTCTTGCTTGTAGAGCAGATCTTTTCCACCATAAAATTTTTGAACACAACTAAGTTTGTCAGCTTCTGGGAAGATCTTCTGCATCCTTTCTCTAACTAGATTATTATATTCATCAAAATTTGTAATAACTCGATCTAAAACAAAAATAAGCCGATATTTTATAGCTAATTTTAACTTTTCTTCTATTGGTAAGTTATTATCAGTTGGATCACTCAAAGTTCTGTATATACCATTAGGCATTGGTAGTTCAAGTTCAATTAGTCTATTAATTGCATTTCCAAGAGATAGTTTCTTATCAACATCAATAATTATAAGTTGTGAAGAATTGAAATTTTCTTCTATAATCCAATTATAATTGCATATTGCAGGATTGAAAGAATAACATTGATTTCCAACGAATTCGACAAAATCTGATATTGTCATTTGACTAGGGCTAGTACTTCCTAATCTAACACTCCATTTTCTTACTTCATCTCCCTTTTTTGGTTTTTGATAAGTTGGTTCAGAGTCTAATGTAACTGTAATTTTCATCATAATTATTTGCTTTGATTGTTAATTAATAATATTTCCATTTATTTAATGCCATAGCCTATCATGGTTAATCAGATAAACCTTCTATTAACTATATATATGTTTTTACAACTTAATGAGTGCGATTTGAAAGAGTATATCCGTATTTAATAATTTGAAAAATATCAGTAAGACCCTTTGATGCTTGATTTGCTTCGATTTGTGAGCAGCAATATTAATACCAAGCATTTGGTGCATTCATCCCAAAAGACCCCTTATAACTCTCATAATTGCCTTATAAGCAATCAATGTATAGATATCCGATGATTATCTAAAAATGCTTCGATATCAGTTTCTCTAAACAGCAATCGACGACCTCTTCTTATATAGGAAATTCTGTTTTCTCTAACGTACCTATACATTGTGCTTTTGCTACAATTCAGATAAGTAGCTACATCTTCTAAATTGAGTAATTTTTTATTCATAATTTATACTTTTTATTCATTTTCTTATAAACCAAGAACAATTTGAGATTTTTCGTTCAAAGATCATTTCAGAAAAAATGTTAATTATTTATAAAAGAACTTGATAATTAGCTGAATTTTGAACAGTACATGACCATTAAAGTGATGAATTGTACCGATGAATTTAAAATCTACCCATTGGTCAAAATTCATGAAAATTAAGGATTTTCTCTGTTTGATTTTGAAATTTTAACAAAAGAATTTCTGGAATATGGACACAAGTAGCTGTGGATATTGATTTTATCAATAGTCTGTAATAATCCACAATCTATATACAACAATTGAATAAATCAATATTATTCAGGTTCAATTGTTATTAATTTATACCTGAATCCATTGAATTTATTAGATTTCAAGTCATTTTACATTTTATTGAAATAGATTCATTGAATTATATTCACACTAGATATTTTATTCAAATGCACCGATGCACCGATTATACACTAATTTTTACTGAAATTGTATTTACAATAATCATATTTTTATTATACCACATTACTACCTACTCTCTCTTAATAATCTCTCTCATAAAGTAAAATATATTAAGAAAGGGGTGGAAAGATCAGTTCAATATGGTAGGAAATCTATATACAGTTGGAGTTTTAGATGTACTGATTCTGCAATTGATAGATCGGTGCATCAGTACAGATATGTAATAATTTGAATTCATCTTAATTTTGTCAATGTTTATCATAGGAGGATAAATTAAGGTTTCCATTGTTAAATTGTTCGAAAATTAAATTATTTTTAAAATTAAATTTTCAGTTTATTTATCTATATAACAGCTATTTATCAGCTATTTATACATATATATAATATATAAATAAAGAATATATATTGCTTTTCCTCCCTTTTGATAAGTTTTTGTCAAAAAATATACTAATTATATTAAAGGAGCAAAGAATTATATGAACCCAGAAAATATTAAAAATAGAATACTTAGTGAAATTAGGTCAGAAATGGATCATCTTTTGACTAGAGTTATATATAGTATTGAAAAACTAACAGAGGAAGAATATACCAATTTGACTGAATATGTTACTAGAATTAAAGCCGCAGAAATACTAGATATATCTCTACCAACTCTAACAAAACTAACTAAGGAGAAAAAATTGAAAGCGTATTTTATAAGCAATAAATGTTACTACCTGAGACAACAATTGCTCGAGCTGATAACAAATAATTTTAAATCAAAATAAAGTATACAAAAATGGAAATAAATATTAAAAATTTAAACACTAAAGAACTGTCCAATCCTACAATCAAAGAGAGCGTTGGATGGGTAAATGATCTGAAAGAAGAATTAGATTTAATTTTTAGAAGGGATTTTGGAATAGGAATCTTGAAAATGGAAAAGAATCACCATTTAATAAGGATTAATCTAAGATTGGCACCAATTGAATATATTAGTCAGATTGAAAACTTTATAAATGAACTAACTTCTCCACAGCTTAAATCAAAAATAATATGTATTGATTTGGATTATAAATGGAAGTTAATAATTTACAAAAGTAATATGCCATTTAAAAATGAAACTATTCTTTATAATCCATGGACATTTAAACCTATCGTTAGTACTGGAAGTAGTATTGGTATTGTCTCAACTATAGTTAGCAATGAATGCGATGAAATAAATAATAGACTTACCCTTCTTGAGTTTCTTTCATTAGATGAACATGAATTATTAAAGAATTTATTTAAATATTTAATTGAACAAGTAAGTTCAAATAATTAAATATTAAACAAAAGGTTATTAAATTATGACACATTTATTTAAATTATTAGAAAACAGCGGATCCTTGGTCCCAATTGTTGAAGATAAAAAATCTTTTGCAGGTTGGAATAAATATCAGACAACTCCACCAACAAAAGAAGAATTAACTAAGTGGATTTCAGGCAGTTATCAAGGGTTTGGTTTATTTATGGGGTATGGTAATTATCAGGTTATTGATATTGATCTTAAAAATGCAAGTATAGATCAAGCAAATTCCCTATTTGAAACAGTTTGGAGTTATATTCCCAATGATTTGAAATTAAAAATTACGGTTCAAAAAACTAGAAACAATGGTTTGCACATGATTTATAGATGCAAAATACCTGCAATTCACGAAAAGATATTAATCAATCCAGAATCAAAAAAAACCGTTGTAGAAACAATTGGAGCTAAGAACTATATACTAATTGAACCAAGTCCAAATTACAAAATTGTTAGTGGAAGTTTAGATGATATTCATGAAATTTCAGTTGATGAGCATAATTCATTGATAGGATATTTTAAAAAAATGGATACATACTCTGTAAATGAAAATGAAATAAAAATCAATCCAGACTTGGATATTGATTTAATTTCAAAGCAGATCCAAACTGAGGGAGTAAAGAAAGAAATCCAAAAATTGGTTAATGAAATTGTTAGCAAAAATCTGAATGTGACTACTGATTATAATCAATGGATTGAAATTGGTTATGCCTTGGGAAATGAATTGGGAGAAGATGGACGTGATTATTTTCACTCCTTAGGTGAAAATCATCCCGAGTATGAAATCAATGGATCAGATCAACAGTATAATTCAATTTTAAAATCAATACAGCAGAATGACTCTAAAAGGAGATTGAAAATAAGAAGATTAAAACAGATACTTAGAGAAATTCTGAAGGATCAAGTTAATAGTATAGATGAAAATAAAGTCACATTAGATACCAAATATATTTTAAGTTATATAATGACTAAAGGATTTAAGCGAAACCTCTTTACAAATAATGTTGAAAATCAAGAAGGTATTCCTGTAAAGGACGTTGATGTAAATAGCATATATGTAGATTTAAGTATACAAGGTTATCGAACTTCAGTAAGGACAATAAACTCGATCATTGGTAGCAATAGAATTCAGAGTTATAATCCATTAGTAGAATGGTTAGAATCTGTAGAATTAGATGGGAATGAAAAAACATTAGATGATTTTATAAATTGTTTTAAGTTAAAAACAAGTAAGCCTGAATCCGCTACAGCACTTAGACATCTATTAATTAAGTGGCTACTACAATTTCCAGCCGTGATATATGATAATAAGACACCACGTTTAGTTTTGGTTTTAATCGGTGAATCATACATCGGAAAAACTGAAGTACTGAGAAGGTTACTTCCAAATGATTTTAAAAAATACTATGCAGAATCTGGATTAGATAGAGAAAAAGATTCAGACATATTAATGACTGAAAATATTTTAATTAATATTGATGAACTGTCTGGAATAACCAGTACTACTAAAGGATATGAAAAATTTAAATCGTTAGTAAGTGTCGAGAATTTTAATACCAGAGTTCCATTTGGACTTAGAAATGAATGCATGCAAAGAAAAGCTATTTTATGTGGAACATCCAACAATATGGATATAATTAAAGACCACTCAACTGGAAATACAAGATTATTACCATTGGAATTGGAATTTATCGATCAGGAAGCACTAAATGCAATTGATAGACGACAATTATTTGGATTTCTTGCAAAACTTTATAAAGAAAAAGGTGCCGATCATTTGCGACTTACACCTGATGAAGTGAAAGTGTTAAAAAATATGTCGGAGGATTATACAGAAATAAATATGGAAAAAGATTTGATTATTCGTTATTTGCAACCTGCACCAAAAGAAAAAGACGCATTCAAAACTATCAACGAAATAATTAGCTATTTATCAAGTTTTTCAACTTCAGATCTAAAACCTAAAGCAATCTCTAGAGAATTAGGCAAATTGGACCAAACTTTTGTAAAAGACCGAAAGCGGCTAAATGGTCAAAACCTAAATGGTTATTATGTATCGTTTATTCAAGGTGATTATTCAAATGATCTTTCTGAAGTTTTTGAAATTTAGAGAAGTTATAGTTAAAGGATATACTAATACAACAATAAATGACCATTAAATTGATGAATTGAACCGTTGAATTGATAATCTGACCGTTGATTTAATCTACTTGTATATAGAAATATGTTCAACGTAATTTTGGGAACGATATCAATAGGTACATATTCAGTATGTTAATAAATCATGACAAATTAAAATTTCTATTATGTATAGCATTCGAATCTACTTAATATCTCATTTGAAAAATAAATTTATCTTTTATATATATTCTTGCAATTACATTAAATAGCATATTAATTTTTATGTAAATGAGTAAAGTACAAAATTCTAATAATGGTTGTTTGGGTTTATCATCAACAGGTTGGTTTTGGTTAATATTTGTTAGTGTTTTGCTTACAATTGTTGATAAATGTTGTTATAATGGTCATATGCTTGACGAGCCTCCATTTGAAAATATCTATAAACTTGGAAGTCATGTTGAAGTTGCTTTTGAAGTAAAGGAATTTACTTCTTCTGGAAAAGTTGGAGAATTTCAGTTTATGAATTTGGTAGAAAAAATATGGAATTATAGAGGAGAATTGTATAAACAATCCATTAATGAATTCGAAATAATATTCATTGTCAATTGCGTAGACAAATACGGAAATAAGAATATTAGAGAGGCAGGAAGGTATATTTTAGATAAAGATGATCTAGATTATCTCTATAAATGTAAGGACGAATTAGCCTATAAAAACTTCAGTCATTTAGAATCATTTTTAAAATTGTCTTTTAAAGATAATTGTAGAGGAAAAATTTATGAACCCAAAAAATAAGTTAAATTTACTAAATTATGACTATTTTCAAAATGGGAATCAGGTTTTATTTGAAATCTTTGTTTTTATTTGATATATAGAGAGCTTCAACAATTAGAAATATGTAAACAAAATTGAATTACAAATTAATAGCCAAAAATAAGATAATTTTGAATACTTCTCGCGATTTTTTTAATATCTAATTTTATATTTTAAGATTTTTCTGATTTTATTTTAAAGCGATCTGCAAGTTCAGATGAACAGCGACGAGACACTTCTAGCGTTGTTGGTCCATCTAAATGCACTGTCGACGTTTTCTTATCAAATGTCAGTAAATGATTTAAGTTTATAACCGTCTGTTTTGAGATTTTGAAGAATTGCTTTAAATCTTCAACATAATCAGTGTAATATTTTAATGATTTAGATGAAGGTATGATTTCAGATGTTTTTAAGTGAAATCTAGTAATGGTATCATCTGAATTGAAATAAATAAC harbors:
- a CDS encoding helix-turn-helix domain-containing protein codes for the protein MNKKLLNLEDVATYLNCSKSTMYRYVRENRISYIRRGRRLLFRETDIEAFLDNHRISIH
- a CDS encoding helix-turn-helix domain-containing protein, with the protein product MDHLLTRVIYSIEKLTEEEYTNLTEYVTRIKAAEILDISLPTLTKLTKEKKLKAYFISNKCYYLRQQLLELITNNFKSK
- a CDS encoding bifunctional DNA primase/polymerase, which gives rise to MTHLFKLLENSGSLVPIVEDKKSFAGWNKYQTTPPTKEELTKWISGSYQGFGLFMGYGNYQVIDIDLKNASIDQANSLFETVWSYIPNDLKLKITVQKTRNNGLHMIYRCKIPAIHEKILINPESKKTVVETIGAKNYILIEPSPNYKIVSGSLDDIHEISVDEHNSLIGYFKKMDTYSVNENEIKINPDLDIDLISKQIQTEGVKKEIQKLVNEIVSKNLNVTTDYNQWIEIGYALGNELGEDGRDYFHSLGENHPEYEINGSDQQYNSILKSIQQNDSKRRLKIRRLKQILREILKDQVNSIDENKVTLDTKYILSYIMTKGFKRNLFTNNVENQEGIPVKDVDVNSIYVDLSIQGYRTSVRTINSIIGSNRIQSYNPLVEWLESVELDGNEKTLDDFINCFKLKTSKPESATALRHLLIKWLLQFPAVIYDNKTPRLVLVLIGESYIGKTEVLRRLLPNDFKKYYAESGLDREKDSDILMTENILINIDELSGITSTTKGYEKFKSLVSVENFNTRVPFGLRNECMQRKAILCGTSNNMDIIKDHSTGNTRLLPLELEFIDQEALNAIDRRQLFGFLAKLYKEKGADHLRLTPDEVKVLKNMSEDYTEINMEKDLIIRYLQPAPKEKDAFKTINEIISYLSSFSTSDLKPKAISRELGKLDQTFVKDRKRLNGQNLNGYYVSFIQGDYSNDLSEVFEI